In the genome of uncultured Paludibaculum sp., the window AGCATGAACGGAGCCATGATGGACATGCCCACGACGATGTCGAAATTCCTGGCCATGGGCATGCCCTTGGATCAGGTGATCCTGCGCTCCACCTGGCGGCCCGCGCAAGTCATTCATCACGAAGAGGTGGGCCACTTGACCGTTGGTGCCGAAGCCAATATTGCCGCTTTTGCCCTGAATGACGGCAAGTTCAATTTCATGGATTCCGACAAAGGGACATTCCCCGGAAAGCAGCGCCTGCAATGCGAACTCACCATCCGCGCCGGCAAGATCGTCTGGGATTGGAACGCCCGCAGTGGTGTCGACTACCGGACTCTGGGCCCTGCCTATGGCGTCCGGGCGGGCGAGTCGATCGTTCCTCCGCCCCAGTAGAATCTACGACATGGCGGGCCGCCGTAGGCCTCTACGGTGAGCCCGCCACACCAGAATCGACGTGATCCAGTAGTTCCAGACTGACGACAGCGTGACGCCCGCCAGGCCGGCTAGCCAGACCGAGACGCCCAGCGCCCGCAAACTGTTGGCGATTTCCAGATTCACGATCAGGCCAATGGAACAGGCCGCGTAGAACAGGACTAGTCCGCCGACGAGGCGCGTTCCGTGCAGGCGCCTGGAGCGGAACGTCAACGCATTGTTCAGGAAGAAGTTCACCGCAATGACGAGCGACGACGACCAGATGAAGGCATTGGAAAACTCCATCCCAAAGCGCAGCATCAGGAAGATGATGGACAGGTTCACCAGGACACCGAAGGCGCCCACCATGCCGAAGATCACGTAGGTGACCGGCACGTACTCGCCAACCCATTTGTCCAGAATGAGATGCAGGTACTCCAGGCTGACGATGATGTTCAGTTTGCTCTGGCCACGCTCGCGCAGGCGGAACGTGTAGGGCACCTCGCCCAGCTTCACCGGCCGCCGGGCGCTGGCCAGTAAGTCCAGCAGAATCTTGAAGCCGGTGCTGGAGAGTTCGCGGACCACATCGTCGAGGAAACGCCGGTCCAGCAGGAAGAAGCCGCTCATTGGGTCGGAGACGGGAGTCTTGCAGATCGACCGGCTCAGGGCCTTGCCGGCGTTCGAGAGCAGCACGCGTGCTTTTGAGAACTCGCCCATGCCGCCGCCCTCGATGTGACGCGAGCCGACGACGATATCCAGCTTCTCCTGCTTCAACTTAGCCAGCATCTGGGGCAGGATGCGCTCGTCGTGTTGCAGGTCGCCATCGATCACCGCCAGATAGGGCGTGCTGGTCGACATCATGCCCTCGACAACGGCTGACGAGAGGCCTTTCCTATTGATTCTTTGGAGGATACGAACCCGAGGGTTGGCCTGCGCGAGGGCCCGAACCTGCTCGGAAGTGCCGTCGGCTGAGTCGTCGTCGACGAATACGATCTCGTATTCGATGCCATTCAGCGCGCGACCGACCGCTTCCGTCAATGGTAGAACGTTGGCTTTCTCGTTGAAAGTAGGGACGATGACCGCAAGTTCCACCATGGCCGGGAGGATACCACACTAAAAAGCCCCGGTGAGCCGAGGAGCTCCACCGGGGCTTTCAGTCGAAATTTATAACGCGTACCAGACGCTACGGAGTTGAGTTCAAGCTGGTTGAGTAGCTCGGTGCCGGCTCATGATCTCCTGCATCTGATCCTTGATGTGGAGCTTCAGTTTCTTCAGCCGGTGTTCCTCAATCTCGTCTTCTGCAGTCATTGGCGACTTGTGTTCGATCGCGTCGATTTGCCGCTTGTACTCGGCATGCTTCTCGGCGAGCGCTCGAAACTCATCGTTGGCTTGCGTCAGGTACGCCTTGAGCTCTTCCTGCGAGAATTTCTCCATATGGGTGGTTCTCCTTGGTATCGGGATCCACGCCGAGTCGGGTTGACAAGGACACTGGCTCGGTGGGCTCTCAACTTACGCATCATAAGGTTCAGCGGAGCCCCTCTGGGGCCGCTGACACCACGACACTATCATTTTTGATGGCATCTTACAATCCCATGAACGGTGTACCGAACCGGCGCCTGCCGGCCCCTTGAAAACAGGGGCTTTTGATCCTGTTATCCTCGGGTCATCATGATGGAATCTTCCACTGGATGGTGGTAGTACTTCCTCCGATGCCCGGTTTTTCGGAAGCCGAACTTGCGATAAAACTCCAGCGCGGGCCGGTTGTTCTCTCTCACATCCAAATAGATGACTTGAAAGTCAATTTTCGCGAGCAAGGCGGTGGCCACCCCTTTCCGCTTGTGCGCCGGGTCGATGGCCAGATTGAGGATCTCGGCTTCGGTTCGTCCATCTACCCCATTTGGAAGGGGATGCACGCAAAGGAAGCCCACCACGGCTCCACCGATCTCGGCCATCGTGGTCGTGTAGGCCAGATAGTCGATAGGGTTCCACTGCGCACCGGTGGGGTTCGCTTCCTGAATCCGTTCGATCACGGCAAGATCCGCCATTGTCATCGGCCTGATCGTCATCGCTTCCGCCATACGTCCACCTGTCTCTCCGCTAACGCGGGCCAGCCATACTGTTCTTTTGCCAGCAGATAGGCCTCCCGGGCGAGGGCCGTTCTTTGCTCTTTATTCTCCAGAAGATGCTGGATGCCTTCCGCGAACGCCCGGGCCGTCTCGGCGATCCAGACGCTCTTGCCGTGTTCGAGGCCCAGGCCTGCAACACCGGAGGGCGTCGAGACGATGGCGCGCTGCATCGCCATTGCTTCCAATGCCTTGAGGTTCGTGCCCGCCGAAACCACTGTCGGAATCAGTACCAGGTGAGTGTCCTTGTACAGCGGACGCACATCGGAGACGAAGCCCTGCAGGCGGATGCGGTCGTCTCCGGGCGGCTGGCTCCAGTAGAGATGCGGGTCGGGGCCAGCCACAACGTCTACCTGGAGATCGCCTATCTGGTTGGAAAGAATGGGCCAGACCTCTTCCCGGAAGAAGCGATAGGCGGCCACGTTGGGGAAGTGGCGGAAGCTGCCGATGAACAACAGGCGGCGCGCAATGCCCTGCTCCGGTTCGGGTTGGAAACGCTCCAGGTCGACACCGTTCGCAATCACGGTTGTGCCTGGATGGTTCAGAAGCCCGGCATCTTTGTCACTCATCGCCACAACTTTGGGGAAAGTCTTGAGGACCTTCTTTTCAAAACGCTGCCAGCGATAGAGGTCCCACCAGGACTGCAAAGAATGCTCGCGTGTATGGATTTGCTGAAAGAGGTCCCAGGTGACATCGTGCTCCACCAGGACGTCACCGCCGTAGCGGCCCAACATTGTGTACTCTACTTGCAAGATTTGACCATTCAATTCCTGCTGCAATTGGCGCTGCAGTTCGGGGGTGTAGAACTCGCAAACTTCGGGCGGCAAAAGTGTCGACCAGCGCGGTTCCCGGTAGCGCGGCTTCTTCGCGATATACAAGTTTGTGCAGAATTCAGTCAGGTGCGCGAAGTCGGATTCGGATTGGCCGTCCTCAAAGGCAAATATCGTCACATCACAATATGACGATGCGTTCTTGAGTAAATTGTAGATGCGAACGGCTCCGCCATGCGACAGAGGGTAGGGGCAGTAGGGGCTCAGGACGGCCACTTTGAGCGCCTCGGGCCGCGCCGGGCGGCCTGGGATTCGACGCCAAACTCTAGGCAAATCAGAGACTTCGCGCTTGCGTCCGGGCCACCAGGACGGCCGCAGCCAGATTCGGTCCAAGGGCACTCCGGCCACGAAAAGGGCCGAAGCAATGGGTGTCGACCAGTGAATATGGTGACGGTCCAAATTACCGTGAAAACCGAGCACTTTGCCGGCACAAACGGTACAAGCCACCGTCAGAATTCGACGGTCCGAAACGGGCACCGCGGCGAGCCCTACCCGGTAGGGGGCCAAGGCGCGTCGCGCCCTGAGCCAGATTTCGCCAGTACTATCCCCCTTCTCGACGGGGATATATACCACTCGTCGATCGGGTACTAGTTCGCGCAGTTTGTCACCATGCGGCCCGGGACCAAAAACGGCGATCACCGCCTCGGGTTCCTTGCCGAGCAGCGAGAAGAGAGCGCGCTTGAGAAACTGCTTCATGCTTTCGGGCGCAGTGCGAGATGCAACACCAGCCAGGATGCCATGGGCAGCACCGCGACTCCTAAACAGACTGGAGTGAAACCATACCGATCGACGACGCGGCCGACCCCACTCGAAAATACACCCTGCAGCAAACCATAGACACTGGTCAAGCCGGAAACGGCAAACGCGGCATGTCCTGCTCCAAAGAGGTCAAGCGGCAACGCGTAGATGTTGACGCTCGATGCGACGCAGGCGAAGAACGACAGACAGATGAAGGCGGTGGCCAGGCCCGGAGTGGGCATGAAGGGCACCAGGGCTCCGACGAGGAGCAGTAGGGATCCACAGAGGATGACACGCAGACGAGCGGGCGTCACGTCAGCCTTTTGGCCAGCCCAACGCATGGTGAGCCAGCCTCCGAAGAGGCCTCCGGCGGTGGCGAAGATGGGCGGGATCCAGGCCAGTTGGAAGTTGGCCTCGTGCTGCGGCATGTTGTGGACGCGTACGAGAAAGACAGTGGTCCAGTTCACCCACAGCGAGTAGACCGACATCAGCAGAACATTCGACGCGAGCAGCGCCCAATAGCGGCGATCCTGCAAAATCGTTCGCGCGGGGGAGGCTGTCTTTTTCTCCGGCAACTGGGGGACGCGCTTGTGGACGAGGAACCAGAGCGGGATCCAGAGGAACCCGAAGGCTCCCAACATCACGAAGGCCATGCGCCAACCGTAGAGTCTCGCTATTGTTTCGGCGAGGAGTGGGGCGGCGATGGCGCCCAGGGTCAGGCCGACCTGGAAGACGGCAGCGCCCATGGCTCGTTCGCGCGGCGGCAGGTAGAGTGCCGAGGCTTTGCCGGTGGCTGGGATGCCTCCGGATTCGCCTACGCCCAGGAGTGCGCGGCTGAGCGTGAGGCCCAGCAGTGAGGACGTCCAACCGGTGGCCATTCCGGCGAAGGACCAGACACCCACGGCGATGGACGCACCGTATCGCAGCCCGAGGCGATCGATGAGCAGCCCCGCCAGAGGCGCGGCGAGAGCGTAGGTCAATGAGAAGGCCAGGATGACGTCGCCGTAGCCGCTGGCGCTGATGTGGAACTCACGCATCAACTGCGGAGCGAGGGCGGCCAGGATCTGGCGGTCCATGAAGTTGAGGGCGTTGGCCAGCGCGAAGACGGCGATGGCGAGCCAGCGGAGTTTGGAAGCCATTACTGGAATTCGACCGTCACGACTTCCTTGGGACCGGGCTTGTCCGCATATTCGATCTTCACTGGGCGGGGCGGGCGCTGCGGCCCGCAGGAGAGCTGGATCTGCGCCTGATTGGCTCCGAAGATGGCGACCTTGTCAGGAGCGGTGATGATGAACGAGACCGGTTTGCCGTCGGCTCCACGGGCCGTAAGCGAGGCCTTGCCGCCGGGGCGGCAGACGACGGAGTCGAGGGTTCCGGTGAAGGCCTTGGCCGGTGGACCGTCCCACCATTTCTCGACCTTTTTGTTGCCAACGCCTCCGCCCTTCGCATTGGCGGCGGCCTCCGCGGCTCGGATGCTGGCGAGGCTTTCGTTCTTCACGCGCTCGAGTTCTTCCTGCTCTTCCTTCTTCAGGCGGGCCTTTTCGGCGGCCTGGAGGTCGTAGCGCGTCTGCTCGAATTGCTCGCGGGCGGCGGTGAGTTCGGTGCGCTCCTTCTCGGTAGCGGCGACGCGTTCGGCGGCACGCCAGGACTTCTCGGCATCGTCGTATTTCTTGCCGTCGAATTGGGCCTTAGCGAGTTCGCGCCAGTATTCGGCGTGGCGGGGGGCGAGTTCGGTGGCCTTCTTGTAGAGCGCAGCCTTGCGGATGGGGCCAGGCTCCATTTCCGCGAGCCGGACATAGGGCTCGGGCCAACGGGGATTGCGGAGGGCGGCGCGTTCGAGCAACTTGTGGTCCTTCTCCAGCAGGCCGAGTTCGTAGAGACCGCGCGCTCCGGCGGCTTCCTTGTCGAGGGCCATCTGCTGGAGCGCTTTTTTTGCGTCTTCGGGCTGTTTTTCGGCCAGGAGCGCGAGGCCCAGTCCTTCGAAGCCGAGGGGCCCGGGGCGCTCGTTCTGGGCGTTCTGATAGGCTACGCGGACTTGCGCAGGCGGGGCCTGCTGGGCCATCAATTCGTCACCCGGCAGGACTCGCAGGCGGGACGGCAGCATGGGCACGAAGTTGAAGGCGCGATCGGGATCGATGGGCTTACCTGGCAGAGTGACGGTGAGGAACTTGCCGGCGGCCAGGTAGCCTTTCACTTCCACATCGATGGCCGACTTGGTCTTGCCGAAGGCGTTGCGGAAGGCGGCATCCGGCTCGGCTCCGTTGGCGAGGTTGGAGAGCATTACCTTGGTGCGGACCGCGGTTTCGGGGTTGGTGAGCAGGTATTGGAGGAGCGCCCAGGTGGGGGTTCGGGCGTCCTCGGGAGGAGGTGCTCCGAGGATGACTTTGCCGCCCTGGATCTGCATGGTGGAGAAGAGGTCGGCCATGGCGGACTCATACTCGTCGGGGATACGGCCGGTGAGGTTGTCGTCGATGAACATGACGGCGAGTTGGCGGAACCAGGCGACGGGTGGGGTGCTGCCGGCGGGCCAGGTGATGAGCCAACCGTCGCGGCCGAAGCCGATGCGCGCCGGGGCTGGGGTCTTGGATGGTTTCGAGACGACGACGGTGATGGGCCAGACGGAGGTGAGCTCGCGGCGGCCGATGGCTTCCCCGAAGATGAAGCGGAATTGTTCAAGGTGGTAGAGGGCGGTGCGGGCACGGTCGTCGCCGGCGTCGGTGTAGACGATGAACGGTCCGGATTTGGTTTCGTTCCAGGCTGCGGAGAGGGGGGGCAAGGTGGCTAGGAGGAGGAGCAGTGGAGACCACCATTGGAGACGCCGGGGCTGACGGGCTTCCGCTCCCTTACGGTCACGGCTCGGTTTCGTGGCGTTTTCCGGGTGGTTGGCGGCCCGGCCGGCGATTCGGGGCTCGGTGGAAGAAGTACGGTGCGACGGGCGCGCGCTTAGCCCGTCACTTACGTTCCGGGACTGGGCCAAGTAGGACGGCTTCGGCCGCTTTGGCGGACGGGGGGGCCATGGTTGACTCTTTTCCAGGCGCGGTTCGTGACCGGGGAGAGACCACTCCCTCACGGTCGTGGTTCGTTTCGGGGCGGCTGGCTCGTGGGGGGCTGGCATGGCTTCAGGAGATGGGTCCGTCGCCGCTGGAGAGGGCGGACAGGATGGCCTCTCTTCTTTTATCGGCGGCTTCGACGGAGGCGTCAAGCGATACCCAGTAGGTCATGCAGGCTACGAGGAAGGCGCTACCGAGGACTGCGTAGAAGGCCCAGTGGGATTCGAAGGCGTAGCGGGCCAGATAAGAGAGCGCCACGGGGATGGCCAGGATGGGATAGAAGAGCAGCAGCATGCCCTGGATTTTGCCGCTGGAGGAGCGGCGCCAGGACTGCGAAGCGTCGACAGGGCGCGGGTAGTGAGTGGACGCCAGGTTGCCGATGGCCAGCAGGAAGATGCACAGCAGCATGGTGACGGCGTAGGCCTCGGGGATCTTGTAGAGGGGGAACTTGAGGCGCAGCAGGAGGACGACGCAGGTGACGATGGTCACTTCGAGCAGCAGGAAGAAGACAGCGGTGATGTTCTTGGCGATGAGCACCGTGGTGAACTTCACGGGCATGACGTAGTAAGCCTGGGCGGCCGTGCGGTCGAAGCCGAAGCAGTTCCAGAAGAGCACTTCGCCGAGGAGGAGGGCGGCGTAGAGGCTGACCCAGACCAGGATGTTCTCACCGAAGACGCCTTGCGTGCCGTTGCGGCCCAGGATCATGGGCAGCCAGATGACGAGGCCGAAGCTGAAGCCCATGAAGAAGACGAGGCGGAAGCGCGGGGCTCGGACGAGGGAGCGGATCTCCTTCTCGACGAGAATGCCGAGAGGGTCGGGCAGGAGGCGGGATGGCCACTGGAAGAACGCTTCGGCGAGCGAGCGGGCACGGGGCGAGGCGGTGGCGCGTTCGCTGGAGATGACGGCGGCGGCATCCCATTGGAGTCCGCGGTGGAACTGGGCGTAGCCGAACCAGGCGGCGAGGGCGACCCAAAGGACGAGGGCGATGAGGGGGACGAGGGCCAGTTCGCCGGCGGCCAGACGGGCGGTAACCCGCCAGGGCCAGGGGATATCGGGGATCCG includes:
- a CDS encoding glycosyltransferase family 2 protein — its product is MVELAVIVPTFNEKANVLPLTEAVGRALNGIEYEIVFVDDDSADGTSEQVRALAQANPRVRILQRINRKGLSSAVVEGMMSTSTPYLAVIDGDLQHDERILPQMLAKLKQEKLDIVVGSRHIEGGGMGEFSKARVLLSNAGKALSRSICKTPVSDPMSGFFLLDRRFLDDVVRELSSTGFKILLDLLASARRPVKLGEVPYTFRLRERGQSKLNIIVSLEYLHLILDKWVGEYVPVTYVIFGMVGAFGVLVNLSIIFLMLRFGMEFSNAFIWSSSLVIAVNFFLNNALTFRSRRLHGTRLVGGLVLFYAACSIGLIVNLEIANSLRALGVSVWLAGLAGVTLSSVWNYWITSILVWRAHRRGLRRPAMS
- a CDS encoding YdcH family protein, with the protein product MEKFSQEELKAYLTQANDEFRALAEKHAEYKRQIDAIEHKSPMTAEDEIEEHRLKKLKLHIKDQMQEIMSRHRATQPA
- a CDS encoding GNAT family N-acetyltransferase; the protein is MTIRPMTMADLAVIERIQEANPTGAQWNPIDYLAYTTTMAEIGGAVVGFLCVHPLPNGVDGRTEAEILNLAIDPAHKRKGVATALLAKIDFQVIYLDVRENNRPALEFYRKFGFRKTGHRRKYYHHPVEDSIMMTRG
- a CDS encoding glycosyltransferase; this translates as MKQFLKRALFSLLGKEPEAVIAVFGPGPHGDKLRELVPDRRVVYIPVEKGDSTGEIWLRARRALAPYRVGLAAVPVSDRRILTVACTVCAGKVLGFHGNLDRHHIHWSTPIASALFVAGVPLDRIWLRPSWWPGRKREVSDLPRVWRRIPGRPARPEALKVAVLSPYCPYPLSHGGAVRIYNLLKNASSYCDVTIFAFEDGQSESDFAHLTEFCTNLYIAKKPRYREPRWSTLLPPEVCEFYTPELQRQLQQELNGQILQVEYTMLGRYGGDVLVEHDVTWDLFQQIHTREHSLQSWWDLYRWQRFEKKVLKTFPKVVAMSDKDAGLLNHPGTTVIANGVDLERFQPEPEQGIARRLLFIGSFRHFPNVAAYRFFREEVWPILSNQIGDLQVDVVAGPDPHLYWSQPPGDDRIRLQGFVSDVRPLYKDTHLVLIPTVVSAGTNLKALEAMAMQRAIVSTPSGVAGLGLEHGKSVWIAETARAFAEGIQHLLENKEQRTALAREAYLLAKEQYGWPALAERQVDVWRKR
- a CDS encoding MFS transporter; amino-acid sequence: MASKLRWLAIAVFALANALNFMDRQILAALAPQLMREFHISASGYGDVILAFSLTYALAAPLAGLLIDRLGLRYGASIAVGVWSFAGMATGWTSSLLGLTLSRALLGVGESGGIPATGKASALYLPPRERAMGAAVFQVGLTLGAIAAPLLAETIARLYGWRMAFVMLGAFGFLWIPLWFLVHKRVPQLPEKKTASPARTILQDRRYWALLASNVLLMSVYSLWVNWTTVFLVRVHNMPQHEANFQLAWIPPIFATAGGLFGGWLTMRWAGQKADVTPARLRVILCGSLLLLVGALVPFMPTPGLATAFICLSFFACVASSVNIYALPLDLFGAGHAAFAVSGLTSVYGLLQGVFSSGVGRVVDRYGFTPVCLGVAVLPMASWLVLHLALRPKA